A window of Dermacentor andersoni chromosome 4, qqDerAnde1_hic_scaffold, whole genome shotgun sequence genomic DNA:
tTTTCCAGGGTTAAGGTCTTCAATGGCCGTTTCGATCTCCTTTGCTGTGATATCTTCTGATAATCTATCTGTTTCTTCGGCGTCTAACCTAGGTAGAGTGGTTAGAAAATGGCTTTCATACCCAGCCttgctcggtattctacacttGAAGAGCTCCCTGTAATATTCCGTAAACGCATAATTGATTTCTTCGgcatctctagatattttccctTTGTATTCAATCTCAACTATTTCGTTTCTCTTCGCATACTTTTTCTCAGTTCCCAATGCACGCTTTGTTGGCATTTCATCAGCCAAGATCTTTCCCATTCGTGCGCGAATAAGTGCGCCACGGTATTTTTCCGTGTCGATAGCCTCAATTTTACTCTTTGTTTCCCTTATTTCTTCCATAAAGGTGCCTGGCGCTGCAGTTTCGGCATCCACAAATTCCTGAAGCATTTTTTTAAGGTTATTTTCGTCTTGGCGCTCCTTAAAACGCATTTCTACTGCTCGCTCTATGGCATTCATTTTTACGACTTCTTTAAATCGCTCCCATCGCTCACCCCATCCTTTTTCACAGTCATTATTTGCTTTGGCAATTTCTGTGCGTACACTTTCTAGAAATTGGTCGTCCTTTAAAAGTTTCGCGTTTAATTTCCATGTTTCCCATTTCATTCCAGGCTTTGCGGTGATCTTTTTCCCTATCGTGAAGGCTACTAAACAATGGTCGCTAAATGTTATGTTCAGCACCTTGTAGTCATCGCACATTGTGGCGATTTCTTGCGAAAGATAAGCTCTGTCTAACCTTGCATGGCTATTGCCTTGAAAATGAGTATAATGTCGATTATTGCCTCCTTTCGCGTAATGTGCAATGTCTTCCAACAGAGCTCTTCCAATGGCCCCCCTCAGAAAGACAACGCTCTTATCAGCCCAGTATCCATCACTCGAACGATCGTCCGAGCTCAAAACGCAATTGAAATCTCCTAACACTATCAAACATCTGTCTGTATTCAGATAGTGCGATATTTCTTGAAAGAAACTTAGCCGGTCATTCACTTTCGTTGGTGCATACACACATAATATTCGGTATTTTATGTTGCAATATACAAAATTGCACAGCACGAATCGACCACCCTGACAACTTATAACTGTTTCCTCAACTATACCCAAACCTTTCTTAATAAACATACAGCAACCGGCCGTTGTGCCCACAGCATGACTAACGCATACAGTATAGCGGTCACTAAACTGTGCAACCATACTATCAGTCTGACTCTCACTCTCTATTTTAGTCTCTTGAATCGCCAATATATCTAATTCTTCTTCCAACATTACGCGTCGGAGCTGACGCTGCCGCCGTCTCGCCCTAAAACCTCTAACGTTGAGGGTTCCCACGCGCAATGGAGCTAATGACATAGCCATTTCAAAGAGCAAGAGCAAAACAACAGTAAGGCCCCCAGCAAatagcaaccctcacaaactgaGCGTCCCTGTCGGCACGACAGCTTCAACGGGCACCCGCGACACCAGTCGCGTTGGTCACTGCGTCGCCTGCCCTTCTCGGGTGAGCGACGCTGACCGTTGAGGTGGGGCGGACTTCCCTTTCTTGGCCCGGGTCGACCGGACCACCATCCACTGCGGCTCCAGGCGCTGAACACTGTCAGCCGGCGTCTCCTCTTCTGGAGCATCGCTTCGGTGCCTCTTGGAAGGCACGGCTGGCTCCTCAGTGACCATCTCATCCGGCGTCTCATATGGCGTCTCTGGCTCCGCGTCCATCTCCACGTTAAACGCGTCACACCCGTGATCCGTTTCTGCGGGCGCAGGCGGTGTCTTCTCTTCTTCattccttcttctttctctttgctTTCTTCCTGCTGTGGCGTCCTGTGTCGACGCGGATGGCGTTGCCACCTTTTTTGTGACACTTGCCACCTGTTGAACCGGCGTTTCCGAGGACGCTGTCGGTTTCTCCGTTACCTCCTCTTCCATCAATTCGAGACCTTCGTCGTCGGGTTGCGTGCTGCCAGTAACTCTTGCATACGTACGTACGCAATCATGTGCTTCATGGCCGAATTCCCGGCACTCAGAACACCTTGGCACTCTGCAGTCCCTTCTAATGTGTCCTTTGCGTCGACACCGTAGGCAAATCGGAGCTCTCCCGGGAACGACAACCAGCACAGAGCCACCAAATATCTTGAACAAATGGGGCAGAGCGTCCGGTGTTAAGTTCTCTCGGAGCGTCATCCGCACAATACGCGTGGTAGACTCAGCTTGTTCGAAGCCCCTCACCTTCCAATCTTCTTGTCTTACTTCTTTCACTTCGCCATAGTGGTCGAAAGCCTTCTTCAATGCTTCCCCGGTAACGTGGAATGGAACCCAGTGCACTTTGAGTGTGATGTCTTGTTGCACTGGGTCAATGACGGCGCAAAAGCGCCCTTTTACCTCCAGGCCTCCCGCTCTAACCAGCACTTCCTTCACCTCTGGAGTTCGTAGCTTGATGAGCCACACATGCGTCATTTGGAAGGGCCCAATACCGGTCACGTCTTTCAGTACACCGAGTTCTTGCAGCGGGTCACGGAAGTCTTCGAGGCGGTATGGTCTCCCGGCAACGTCACAATGTAAGAACAGACACTCCTTCATAGTTTCGCCTGATGGCAAAGTCGGTAGTACATACCGATAGCCCGGTGGGGCGACAGAAGACCTGTTACCACGGCCAGACGCGGCCGCTGAAACCGCTCTTGCAGAGCTCGACATCTTGCGTCCGAACGCGTCCGTGTCCAGAGGCAGAGtccagcatggtatggccgatggcagggatgctatgtttacgactgcacctgtatcgtgctatgtgcattcgcaacgtattgctacagcacgcacgcggcactgtctttccgttgacagtacaggcacacgtcgtgtacgtggattgctccgtttgttgtggttagtcgctgccgagtcgagctcgcaataaaacaagaggacgagcgcaacgatgtgcgtccgctgcagcccacgtttggcgctagtaatgagccaagttattgattgtcactgagctggatacgggtgtaataggtaaacggttagcagtttgtgcgactaaattttgcaccattacttataccggttaccaccgtcactgcgcgtacaatcgcctagcggcttgcatattgtttttgcacttcgacgttggctctaccagtaggctgcgccagttgaacgtaacagtaaataaaaccaaccacacgtgagtgtaaaaaaaataaaaaaaattaagtcacagaagcacgcaataaaaaaaaaagcaaaaagaagggtgccatcagcactcggtgttcccaggtggtctccctcccaagtactgaccgagcccaatgctgcttagcttcggggatcggacgagaaccggcgtattcagcatggtatggccgatggcagggatgctatgtttacgactgcacctgtatcgtgctatgtgcattcgcaacgtattgctacagcacgcacgcggcactgtctttccgttgacagtacaggcacacgtcgtgtacgtggattgctccgtttgttgtggttagtcgctgccgagtcgagctcgcaataaaacaagaggacgagcgcaacgatgtgcgtccgctgcagcccacgtttggcgctagtaatgagccaagttattgattgtcactgagctggatacgggtgtaacaggtaaacggttagcagtttgtgcgactaaattttgcaccattacttataccggttaccaccgtcactgcgcgtacaatcgcctagcggcttgcatattgtttttgcacttcgacgttggctctaccagtaggctgcgccagttgaacgtaacagtaaataaaaccaaccacacgtgagtgtaaaaaaaagaaaaaaaattaagtcacagaagcacgcaataaaaaaaaaaaagcaaaaagaagggtgccatcagcactcggtgtgcccaggtggtctccctcccaagtactgaccgagcccaatgctgcttagcttcggggatcggacgagaaccggcgtattcagcatggtatggccgatttttttttttttttatttattaccggtTTTTGCGCAGAACATGCAGTTTCCACACATTACAGTATCACAAttgcaatacaaacaaaaaggaaagaaaagagtcaCATTGTACAACAAAGCCGTCTGTCCCTATTGGACAGGCGTTGTCaacttaaaattccttcatggctgtcagaggttctagcctccacagccattccggaacacattgttgcattttctgtatttctatgaatcgcgacatacattctctgaaataatcgcgagcgggcctagcgtcaggatcacaatagtaccctgccatacgagcccgccatatacagtggagagcgttt
This region includes:
- the LOC140217194 gene encoding uncharacterized protein — translated: MSSSARAVSAAASGRGNRSSVAPPGYRYVLPTLPSGETMKECLFLHCDVAGRPYRLEDFRDPLQELGVLKDVTGIGPFQMTHVWLIKLRTPEVKEVLVRAGGLEVKGRFCAVIDPVQQDITLKVHWVPFHVTGEALKKAFDHYGEVKEVRQEDWKVRGFEQAESTTRIVRMTLRENLTPDALPHLFKIFGGSVLVVVPGRAPICLRCRRKGHIRRDCRVPRCSECREFGHEAHDCVRTYARVTGSTQPDDEGLELMEEEVTEKPTASSETPVQQVASVTKKVATPSASTQDATAGRKQRERRRNEEEKTPPAPAETDHGCDAFNVEMDAEPETPYETPDEMVTEEPAVPSKRHRSDAPEEETPADSVQRLEPQWMVVRSTRAKKGKSAPPQRSASLTREGQATQ